Proteins from one Salmonella bongori NCTC 12419 genomic window:
- the dppA gene encoding dipeptide ABC transporter periplasmic-binding protein DppA yields MSISLKKSGMLKLGLSLVAMTVAASVQAKTLVYCSEGSPEGFNPQLFTSGTTYDASSVPIYNRLVEFKTGTTEVIPGLAEKWDISEDGKIYTFHLRKGVKWQSSKEFKPTRELNADDVVFSFDRQKNEQNPYHKVSGGSYEYFEGMGLPDLISEVKKVDDHTVQFVLTRPEAPFLADLAMDFASILSKEYADNMLKAGTPEKVDLNPVGTGPFQLMQYQKDSRILYKAFDGYWGQKPKIDRLVFSITPDASVRYAKLQKNECQVMPYPNPADIARMKEDKNITLMEQPGLNVGYLSYNVQKKPLDNVKVRQALTYAVNKEAIIKAVYQGAGVAAKNLIPPTMWGYNDDIKDYTYDPEKAKALLKEAGLEKGFTIDLWAMPVQRPYNPNARRMAEMIQADWAKIGVQAKIVTYEWGEYLKRAKDGEHQTVMMGWTGDNGDPDNFFATLFSCDAAQQGSNYSKWCYKPFEDLIQPARATDDHNKRIELYKQAQVVMNEQAPALIIAHSTVYEPVRKEVKGYVVDPLGKHHFDNVSIE; encoded by the coding sequence ATGAGTATTTCCTTGAAGAAGTCAGGGATGCTGAAGCTTGGTCTGAGCCTGGTGGCAATGACGGTTGCAGCAAGCGTACAGGCCAAAACCCTGGTTTATTGTTCAGAAGGCTCGCCGGAAGGTTTTAACCCACAGCTTTTTACGTCTGGTACTACCTATGACGCCAGCTCTGTACCTATTTATAACCGTCTGGTTGAATTTAAAACCGGTACCACAGAAGTCATTCCGGGTCTGGCTGAGAAATGGGATATCAGTGAGGATGGCAAAATCTATACGTTCCACCTGCGTAAAGGGGTGAAATGGCAATCCAGTAAAGAATTCAAACCCACACGCGAGCTGAACGCTGATGATGTCGTGTTCTCTTTCGACAGACAGAAAAATGAACAGAATCCGTACCATAAAGTGTCTGGCGGCAGCTATGAATACTTTGAGGGGATGGGCCTGCCGGATCTGATTAGCGAAGTGAAGAAGGTAGACGACCACACCGTACAGTTTGTACTGACGCGTCCGGAAGCGCCTTTCCTGGCTGATTTAGCCATGGACTTTGCCTCTATTCTTTCCAAAGAATACGCCGACAACATGCTGAAAGCGGGTACGCCAGAAAAAGTGGATCTGAACCCGGTTGGTACTGGGCCATTCCAGCTGATGCAATATCAGAAAGACTCCCGCATTCTCTACAAAGCGTTTGACGGCTACTGGGGCCAGAAGCCGAAAATCGATCGCCTGGTTTTCTCCATTACGCCTGACGCCTCCGTGCGTTACGCCAAATTGCAGAAAAATGAGTGTCAGGTGATGCCGTACCCGAACCCAGCTGATATCGCCCGAATGAAGGAAGATAAAAATATTACGTTGATGGAGCAACCTGGGCTGAACGTCGGCTATCTCTCGTATAACGTGCAGAAAAAACCGTTGGATAACGTAAAAGTTCGCCAGGCGTTGACCTATGCGGTGAATAAAGAAGCGATTATCAAAGCGGTTTATCAGGGGGCAGGCGTTGCCGCGAAAAACCTGATCCCGCCGACAATGTGGGGCTATAACGACGACATCAAGGATTACACCTACGATCCGGAAAAAGCCAAAGCGCTGTTGAAAGAAGCGGGGCTGGAAAAAGGCTTCACCATCGATCTGTGGGCGATGCCAGTACAGCGTCCATATAACCCGAACGCGCGCCGTATGGCGGAAATGATCCAGGCAGACTGGGCGAAAATTGGCGTACAGGCCAAAATCGTCACCTACGAATGGGGTGAGTACCTCAAACGTGCTAAAGATGGCGAGCACCAGACGGTGATGATGGGGTGGACCGGCGACAACGGCGACCCGGATAACTTCTTTGCCACTCTGTTTAGCTGCGATGCTGCGCAACAAGGCTCCAACTATTCTAAATGGTGCTACAAGCCGTTTGAAGACTTAATCCAGCCTGCGCGTGCGACCGATGACCACAACAAGCGTATTGAACTTTATAAACAGGCCCAGGTTGTGATGAATGAGCAGGCGCCAGCGCTGATCATCGCGCACTCCACCGTGTATGAGCCAGTGCGTAAAGAAGTCAAAGGTTATGTAGTTGATCCATTAGGCAAACACCACTTCGACAACGTCTCTATCGAATAA
- a CDS encoding uracil-xanthine permease family protein, whose protein sequence is MPQHGLVEPDNDALPWQTTLLLALQHVLVVAATPITSVFLVAKALHFTDTVTASVLSATFLMCGLGAILQSLGVKGVGARLPFIMVPGGAPIAIFVAIALQTNIQTAIGAVILTSLFYFLALPIFRRCLHHFPPFIIGIMLLMVSINLIRLYGGLIIGQPGSSEFAHPTSIILSLGTILITLIFALAFSGILRQLAVMFGLLAGTLLAMGLGEANFSGIHHGPLFSFPQLFPFGWPIFDFSASLPLLIYAVISMAEATGQTIATAEIVNSTQNVQQAIPRTIRGDAVMSLLGGIFGTSLIITSGENIGVVRTTNVKSRFVTAAAGGMLILIAVFAPLVRLATCLPGSVVCGTAVIVFSIIGVIGIDMIARESLHTPGKTYALAMGLAMGMLPILVPGLYQNFPAGVQMVFGNGMAAGTLTAILVNSLFNWSEKRTRNRVKNTFL, encoded by the coding sequence ATGCCGCAACATGGTCTTGTTGAGCCGGATAACGATGCTTTACCCTGGCAAACGACACTTCTTCTGGCGCTCCAGCATGTGCTGGTCGTGGCCGCCACCCCTATTACTTCCGTGTTTCTGGTAGCGAAAGCACTGCACTTTACCGATACGGTGACCGCCTCGGTACTTAGCGCGACCTTTCTGATGTGCGGGTTGGGCGCTATCCTGCAAAGCCTTGGTGTAAAAGGTGTGGGCGCACGCCTGCCGTTCATCATGGTACCGGGGGGCGCGCCGATTGCGATTTTTGTCGCGATCGCTTTACAGACCAATATCCAGACGGCAATTGGCGCGGTGATTTTAACGTCACTCTTCTATTTTCTGGCTCTGCCGATTTTTCGTCGCTGCCTGCACCACTTCCCGCCTTTTATTATCGGCATTATGCTGCTGATGGTGTCAATTAACCTTATTCGCCTGTACGGTGGGTTGATTATTGGTCAGCCGGGTAGCTCTGAATTTGCACATCCAACCAGTATCATTTTATCGCTGGGGACTATTCTGATAACGCTGATCTTCGCGTTGGCGTTTAGCGGTATCTTGCGTCAGTTGGCGGTGATGTTCGGCCTCCTGGCAGGAACCCTGCTGGCGATGGGGTTAGGCGAGGCCAATTTTAGCGGTATTCATCACGGCCCGTTATTTAGCTTCCCGCAGCTTTTTCCGTTCGGGTGGCCGATTTTTGACTTTTCAGCTTCATTGCCGTTACTTATTTACGCGGTGATCTCTATGGCTGAAGCTACCGGGCAAACGATTGCGACGGCAGAAATTGTCAATTCCACGCAGAATGTTCAGCAGGCGATTCCACGTACCATTCGCGGTGATGCAGTGATGTCGCTGCTGGGCGGTATTTTTGGTACGTCATTGATTATTACCTCTGGTGAAAATATTGGGGTAGTGCGCACCACCAACGTGAAGTCACGCTTCGTGACGGCGGCTGCCGGCGGAATGCTTATTCTGATTGCGGTATTTGCGCCGTTAGTACGGCTGGCGACCTGTCTGCCAGGTTCGGTTGTGTGCGGTACGGCGGTCATTGTCTTCAGTATTATTGGGGTGATCGGCATTGACATGATCGCACGTGAGTCGTTGCATACACCGGGTAAAACCTATGCTCTGGCGATGGGGCTGGCAATGGGCATGTTGCCGATTCTGGTTCCTGGCCTGTATCAGAATTTCCCGGCGGGCGTACAGATGGTCTTTGGTAACGGCATGGCGGCAGGGACGTTGACGGCTATTCTGGTGAACTCATTATTCAACTGGAGTGAAAAACGTACCCGGAACAGGGTGAAAAACACGTTTTTGTGA
- a CDS encoding aryl-sulfate sulfotransferase has translation MAHLTQDPTFTLGRRLAGLTYADKAKSFGGYTLFAPQTAEGRVYLVDEQGEVAHQWQLPVRAGRDAVLLPNGNLGYNGSHRTSANLYPAWDLWHGGDFYEVTPDNEVVWRYEDIFHHHDAQWLTNGNLLYTAASPLPADIAARVTGGDPRRDAPDGVIQSDVVKEVNRNGEVVWEWHAWEHLNPEVFPIHAIFDRRHWPMINGLSVTRNGLVLMSLRTTSGVIAVDKESGKVVWHVGPDVVAQQHTPVEMENGAILVFDNGNLRPGVTSPHSTVLEFDPQTKAITWQYRDIFPPAFFSPYMGSAQRLANGNTFICESAFGRLFEVTPEGETVWEYIIPFFNEYPEHLSKGIIPGKQNSAFRAHRYAAEAISWLK, from the coding sequence GTGGCACATTTAACTCAGGACCCAACTTTCACCCTTGGACGCCGTCTGGCTGGCCTTACGTATGCTGATAAAGCAAAGAGCTTCGGCGGTTATACGCTTTTTGCGCCACAAACCGCAGAAGGGCGGGTCTACCTGGTGGATGAACAAGGCGAAGTGGCGCATCAGTGGCAGCTCCCGGTTCGCGCCGGGCGTGATGCGGTACTGCTGCCGAACGGTAATCTGGGGTATAACGGTAGCCACCGCACCTCGGCAAATCTCTATCCGGCATGGGATCTTTGGCATGGCGGTGATTTTTATGAAGTGACGCCGGATAATGAAGTGGTGTGGCGCTATGAAGACATCTTCCATCACCATGATGCGCAATGGCTGACAAATGGCAACCTGCTGTATACCGCCGCGTCACCGCTGCCTGCTGATATTGCAGCCCGTGTTACTGGTGGTGATCCGCGTCGCGATGCGCCGGATGGCGTCATTCAGAGCGATGTGGTTAAAGAGGTCAATCGCAACGGGGAAGTCGTATGGGAATGGCATGCCTGGGAACACCTGAACCCGGAAGTGTTCCCAATACATGCTATTTTTGACCGCCGTCATTGGCCGATGATCAACGGCTTATCTGTGACGCGTAATGGCCTGGTACTGATGAGCCTGCGTACCACTTCTGGTGTTATCGCTGTGGACAAAGAGAGTGGAAAGGTTGTCTGGCACGTGGGACCGGACGTTGTCGCGCAGCAGCATACGCCGGTTGAGATGGAAAATGGTGCCATTCTGGTCTTTGATAATGGCAATCTGCGCCCTGGCGTCACCTCGCCGCATTCGACGGTGCTGGAGTTTGATCCGCAGACCAAAGCCATCACCTGGCAATATCGCGATATCTTCCCCCCGGCCTTCTTCTCCCCCTATATGGGTAGCGCGCAGCGGCTGGCGAACGGCAACACGTTTATCTGTGAATCGGCTTTTGGGCGTCTGTTTGAAGTGACGCCGGAAGGCGAAACGGTGTGGGAATATATCATTCCGTTCTTTAATGAATATCCGGAGCATTTGAGTAAAGGCATTATTCCCGGAAAACAGAATAGCGCTTTCCGCGCGCATCGCTATGCCGCTGAAGCCATAAGCTGGTTGAAATAA
- the eptB gene encoding kdo(2)-lipid A phosphoethanolamine 7''-transferase: protein MRYIKSMTQQKLSFLLALYIGLFMNCAVFYRRFGSYAQEFTVWKGISAVVELGATVLATFFLLRLLSLFGRRVWRVLATLVVLFSAGASYYMTFLNVVIGYGIIASVMTTDIDLSKEVVGLHFVLWLIAVSVLPLLFIWSNRCRYTLLRQLRTPGQRFRSAAVVVLAGVMVWAPIRLLDVQQKKVERATGIDLPSYGGVVANSYLPSNWLSALGLYAWAQVDESSDYHSLIDPAKKFTYVAPKDIDDTYVVFIIGETTRWDHMGIFGYERNTTPKLAQEKNLAAFRGYSCDTATKLSLRCMFVREDGAEDNPQRTLKEQNVFAVLKQLGFSSDLYAMQSEMWFYSNTMADNIAYREQIGAEPRNRGKTVDDMLLINEMQNSLTQNPEGKHLIILHTKGSHFNYTQRYPRSYAQWKPECIGVDSNCTKAQMINSYDNSVTYVDHFITNVFDQLRDKKAIVFYAADHGESINEREHLHGTPRNMAPPEQFRVPMLVWMSDKYLANPQHAQMFAHLKQQAEIKVPRRHVELYDTIMGCLGYTSPDGGINENNNWCHIPDGQKIAGK, encoded by the coding sequence ATGAGATACATTAAATCGATGACGCAGCAGAAATTAAGTTTCTTGCTTGCGCTCTATATCGGGCTGTTTATGAATTGCGCCGTGTTTTATCGCCGTTTCGGCAGCTATGCGCAAGAATTTACCGTTTGGAAAGGAATCTCTGCGGTTGTTGAGCTGGGCGCCACGGTACTGGCGACCTTCTTTTTACTTCGTCTTCTCTCGCTGTTTGGCCGGCGAGTCTGGCGTGTGCTGGCCACGCTGGTGGTGCTATTTTCCGCTGGCGCCAGTTATTATATGACTTTTCTCAATGTGGTGATTGGCTACGGCATTATTGCCTCCGTCATGACCACTGATATCGATCTTTCGAAAGAGGTGGTGGGACTGCACTTTGTATTATGGCTGATTGCCGTGAGCGTGCTTCCGCTACTCTTTATCTGGAGTAATCGCTGTCGCTATACATTATTGCGCCAGTTACGTACGCCGGGGCAGCGTTTTCGCAGCGCTGCTGTGGTGGTACTCGCGGGCGTAATGGTGTGGGCGCCTATCCGTCTGCTGGATGTACAGCAGAAAAAGGTTGAACGGGCGACGGGAATTGATTTACCCAGCTATGGCGGCGTGGTAGCGAACTCTTATCTGCCTTCAAACTGGTTATCTGCGTTAGGACTGTATGCCTGGGCGCAGGTGGATGAGTCGTCTGACTATCATTCATTGATCGACCCGGCGAAGAAGTTTACCTACGTAGCGCCGAAGGATATCGATGATACCTATGTGGTGTTCATTATTGGCGAGACGACGCGCTGGGACCATATGGGTATTTTTGGTTACGAACGTAACACCACGCCGAAGCTGGCGCAGGAAAAAAATCTGGCGGCGTTTCGCGGCTATTCGTGCGATACCGCAACCAAACTTTCATTACGCTGTATGTTTGTGCGGGAAGACGGCGCGGAAGATAATCCACAGCGCACGCTAAAAGAACAGAATGTCTTTGCGGTATTAAAACAACTGGGCTTTAGTTCCGATCTGTATGCGATGCAGAGCGAGATGTGGTTCTACAGCAACACTATGGCTGACAATATCGCTTACCGCGAGCAGATTGGCGCGGAGCCGCGTAATCGCGGTAAAACGGTTGACGACATGCTGTTGATTAATGAGATGCAGAATTCTCTAACCCAAAATCCGGAAGGTAAGCACCTGATTATCCTGCATACCAAAGGGTCGCATTTTAACTATACCCAGCGTTATCCACGTAGCTACGCCCAGTGGAAACCTGAGTGTATTGGGGTAGATAGCAACTGCACGAAAGCACAGATGATCAACTCCTATGACAACTCCGTGACCTATGTTGATCACTTTATTACCAACGTGTTTGATCAACTACGGGATAAAAAAGCGATTGTGTTCTACGCGGCTGACCACGGTGAATCGATTAACGAACGCGAGCATTTACACGGTACGCCGCGCAACATGGCGCCGCCGGAGCAGTTCCGCGTTCCGATGTTGGTCTGGATGTCGGATAAATATCTTGCCAATCCGCAACATGCGCAGATGTTTGCTCACCTGAAACAGCAGGCGGAGATCAAAGTGCCGCGTCGTCATGTGGAACTGTACGATACGATAATGGGGTGTCTGGGGTATACCTCGCCAGACGGCGGGATTAACGAGAACAATAACTGGTGCCATATTCCCGATGGGCAGAAAATCGCCGGGAAGTAA
- the lpfE gene encoding long polar fimbrial protein LpfE encodes MKTLHALMPACLLLTASVMAAPSNIGSAGDIHFTITINAATCELESDSIDVNMDTVVLQRPARVGKELNQKSFSIGLKDCEYATKAYVTMDGTADATNPSLFALDSGGATGVALKIKTSGGVQQYPSSTDSTPVEHTVWFDGTNKLNYIASYVPVKPDATVGTANATVNFSVVYE; translated from the coding sequence ATGAAAACCCTTCATGCCTTGATGCCAGCGTGCTTACTGCTTACCGCCTCCGTGATGGCGGCACCGTCGAATATCGGTTCTGCTGGTGATATCCACTTCACCATTACTATTAATGCGGCTACCTGTGAACTGGAAAGCGACAGTATCGACGTCAATATGGATACCGTGGTGCTTCAGCGCCCGGCAAGAGTGGGTAAAGAGCTGAACCAGAAAAGCTTTAGCATTGGCTTAAAAGATTGCGAGTATGCCACAAAGGCCTACGTCACGATGGACGGTACGGCAGATGCCACCAACCCATCGCTTTTTGCCCTGGATAGCGGCGGCGCGACGGGCGTAGCGTTAAAAATTAAAACGTCTGGCGGGGTGCAGCAATACCCCTCCAGTACTGACTCTACGCCCGTAGAACACACCGTCTGGTTTGATGGTACGAACAAGCTGAACTATATCGCCAGCTATGTGCCTGTTAAACCGGATGCCACCGTTGGTACGGCAAATGCGACGGTGAATTTTAGCGTCGTATACGAGTAA
- the lpfD gene encoding long polar fimbrial protein LpfD, whose amino-acid sequence MLKKLMTFAGLMGGSVLFSGQAAAADWGPCEAVGGTKVYSPSFDQTISDPSKNESGSIIENFYSWDVGGSYKGTCECPAVADRKEPYPPEYYKATSDLPLANVVGGYQYFQINSHLAFSGAITIYHNGLVPIPFTDLSNKSANGTTDCEPGNYITGSTGTINLQITHPFVGEQVIPSTKLLDLFGTKKPGVYGTTALASVYISGRVVVPQGCELSNGSTIEIPFGDFKASDFKDRKGQIAKNATKFTKELQFKCTNISDGVKIFLRIEGMPNANDSNAIDMGNPDIGAVIEGDNGNILVPNDTSVNQELDVSGLVDGTHRTASTTISAYPISTTGKLPTAGKFEGIATMSIDVE is encoded by the coding sequence ATGTTGAAAAAATTGATGACGTTTGCGGGCCTGATGGGCGGGTCGGTGCTGTTTTCTGGCCAGGCGGCGGCAGCGGATTGGGGGCCTTGCGAAGCGGTTGGCGGAACGAAAGTTTATTCCCCCTCATTTGATCAAACGATTTCTGACCCCTCAAAGAACGAGAGTGGATCAATTATCGAAAATTTCTATTCATGGGATGTGGGGGGGTCATATAAGGGAACCTGTGAATGCCCTGCAGTAGCCGATCGCAAGGAGCCCTATCCTCCAGAATATTATAAGGCAACAAGCGATCTGCCTTTAGCGAATGTTGTTGGTGGTTATCAGTACTTTCAGATTAACAGTCATTTGGCATTTTCGGGTGCGATAACGATCTATCATAACGGTCTTGTCCCTATTCCGTTTACCGATCTGTCCAATAAATCAGCAAATGGAACCACTGACTGTGAGCCAGGGAATTATATTACTGGAAGTACTGGAACAATAAATTTGCAAATAACTCACCCGTTTGTCGGTGAGCAGGTTATCCCGTCCACAAAACTTCTGGACCTTTTCGGTACTAAAAAGCCAGGTGTCTATGGTACTACTGCCTTAGCGTCGGTTTATATCAGTGGACGAGTGGTTGTTCCTCAGGGCTGCGAACTCTCCAACGGCAGCACGATTGAAATACCCTTTGGTGACTTTAAGGCCAGTGACTTTAAAGATCGCAAGGGGCAAATTGCTAAGAACGCCACGAAATTCACCAAAGAGCTACAGTTTAAGTGCACCAATATTTCCGATGGCGTAAAGATCTTCCTGCGTATTGAGGGAATGCCAAACGCCAATGACTCGAATGCTATCGATATGGGCAACCCGGATATCGGGGCTGTCATTGAGGGCGATAACGGTAATATTTTAGTGCCAAATGACACCAGCGTTAATCAGGAGTTGGATGTATCGGGTCTTGTTGACGGCACGCACCGAACCGCCTCAACGACCATTTCGGCTTACCCCATCAGTACCACCGGCAAATTGCCGACCGCCGGGAAGTTCGAGGGAATAGCCACCATGAGTATTGATGTGGAGTAA
- the lpfC gene encoding outer membrane usher protein LpfC has translation MTWTHLPLGNKTSRFTQSALALMVAGTLPAYAGTFNPRFLEDVPGIDQHVDLSMYESNKAEQLPGKYRVSVVVNDKKMESRTLEFKAATEAQRAKMGESLVPCLSRVQLEDMGVRIDSFPALKMAPPEACVAFDDIIPQAASHFDFADQTLIMSFPQAAMKQTARGTVPESQWDEGVNALLVDYNFSGSNASYDAHDSDTSYNSDSYYLNLRSGMNLGAWRLRNYSTWTRNDGNNKWDNIGTSLSRAIVPLKSQLTLGDTSTAGDIFDSVQMRGAQLTSDEEMLPDSQRGFAPVIRGIAKSNAEVTVEQNNYVIYRTFVQPGAFEINDLYPTSNSGDLTVTIKEADGSEQKFVQPFSAVAILQREGHLKYSLSVGEYRAGNYNSAEPKFGQLDAMYGLPYGFTVYGGSIFSDDYYSLAGGLGKNFGYIGAVSIDVTQAKSKLANEENSEGQSYRFLYSKSFNSGTDFRLLGYKYSTSGYYTFQEATDVRSDADSSYSQYHKRSQIQGNVTQQLGTWGSVYFNVTQQDYWNDEGKQRSLNAGYNGRIGRVSYSVAYTWTKSPEWDESDRLLSFSMSIPLGRAWSNYRLTTDQHGRTNQQLGVSGAVLEDRNLNYSVQEGYGSNGEGNSGSVNLDYQGGMGSASLGYNYNRDGQQVNYGLRGGVIAHSEGITLSQPLGESMAIISAPGARGAHVINNGGVEVDWMGNAVVPYLTPYRETEVSLRSDSLNNRVDLDTASVNVVPTRGAIVRARFDTRVGYRVLMNLTQANGKAVPFGATATLLDTKKESSSIVGEDGQLYISGMPEKGALQVNWGKDQAQQCRVAFTLPEQQDNTGVVMANAVCQ, from the coding sequence ATGACATGGACGCATCTTCCTCTGGGCAATAAGACCTCGCGTTTCACGCAGTCTGCGCTTGCGCTGATGGTAGCGGGGACGCTCCCCGCGTATGCGGGAACATTTAACCCGCGCTTTCTGGAGGATGTGCCGGGAATTGATCAGCACGTCGACCTTTCAATGTATGAATCTAATAAAGCTGAACAGCTTCCAGGTAAATACCGCGTCTCGGTGGTGGTCAACGACAAAAAAATGGAGTCTCGCACCCTGGAGTTTAAGGCAGCGACAGAGGCGCAGCGCGCAAAAATGGGTGAATCCCTGGTGCCGTGCTTAAGCCGCGTGCAGCTTGAAGATATGGGCGTGCGTATTGATAGCTTCCCGGCGCTGAAAATGGCGCCGCCTGAAGCCTGTGTTGCTTTTGACGACATTATTCCCCAGGCCGCCAGCCATTTCGATTTTGCAGACCAGACCCTGATCATGAGCTTCCCGCAGGCTGCGATGAAGCAGACAGCGCGCGGTACGGTGCCAGAATCGCAGTGGGATGAAGGGGTGAATGCCTTGCTGGTGGATTATAACTTCTCCGGCAGCAACGCCAGCTATGACGCGCACGACAGTGATACCAGCTACAACAGCGACAGCTACTATCTAAACCTGCGCAGCGGTATGAACCTGGGGGCATGGCGGTTACGTAACTACAGTACCTGGACGCGAAACGACGGTAACAACAAATGGGATAACATTGGTACATCCTTAAGTCGTGCCATTGTACCGCTGAAATCACAACTGACGTTGGGGGATACCTCCACCGCCGGTGATATTTTTGACAGTGTTCAGATGCGCGGTGCGCAGTTAACTTCCGACGAAGAGATGCTGCCTGACAGCCAGCGCGGGTTTGCACCCGTCATCCGGGGTATTGCCAAAAGTAACGCCGAAGTCACCGTTGAACAGAACAACTACGTTATTTACCGTACGTTTGTTCAGCCGGGTGCGTTTGAAATTAACGACCTGTACCCAACTTCAAACAGCGGCGACCTGACGGTCACCATTAAAGAAGCGGACGGCAGCGAGCAGAAGTTCGTTCAGCCGTTCTCCGCGGTGGCGATCCTCCAGCGTGAAGGCCATCTCAAGTACAGCCTTTCCGTCGGGGAATACCGCGCCGGGAACTATAACAGCGCCGAGCCGAAATTCGGGCAGCTTGATGCCATGTACGGCCTGCCGTATGGCTTTACCGTTTACGGTGGTTCAATCTTCTCTGACGACTATTATTCGCTGGCGGGAGGATTAGGTAAAAACTTCGGCTATATCGGTGCGGTCTCCATCGATGTAACCCAGGCAAAAAGTAAGCTGGCAAATGAAGAGAATTCGGAAGGTCAGTCTTATCGTTTCCTCTACTCTAAGAGCTTTAACAGCGGTACCGATTTCCGTCTGCTGGGTTACAAGTATTCGACCAGCGGCTATTACACCTTCCAGGAAGCGACGGATGTCCGTAGCGATGCGGACAGCTCGTATAGCCAGTACCACAAACGTAGTCAGATTCAGGGCAACGTAACGCAGCAGCTAGGCACCTGGGGGTCGGTCTATTTCAACGTCACCCAGCAGGATTACTGGAACGATGAAGGTAAGCAACGTTCGCTGAATGCCGGTTACAACGGCCGTATTGGCCGCGTGAGCTACAGCGTTGCTTACACCTGGACGAAAAGCCCGGAGTGGGATGAGAGCGATCGTCTGCTGTCATTCTCCATGTCGATTCCCCTGGGACGTGCATGGAGTAACTACCGCCTCACGACCGATCAGCATGGGCGAACCAACCAGCAATTGGGCGTCAGCGGTGCCGTGCTGGAAGACCGCAACCTGAACTATAGCGTGCAGGAAGGCTACGGCAGCAACGGCGAGGGTAACAGCGGCAGCGTGAACCTGGATTACCAGGGTGGCATGGGTAGCGCCAGCCTGGGCTACAACTACAACCGTGACGGCCAGCAGGTGAACTACGGTCTGCGCGGCGGTGTGATAGCCCATAGTGAAGGCATCACCCTTTCTCAGCCGCTGGGTGAATCCATGGCCATTATCTCCGCACCGGGCGCGCGCGGCGCGCATGTGATCAACAACGGCGGTGTGGAAGTGGACTGGATGGGTAATGCGGTTGTGCCTTACCTCACTCCGTACCGTGAAACGGAAGTCTCACTGCGAAGCGACAGTCTGAACAACCGGGTTGACCTGGATACCGCCTCCGTCAACGTGGTGCCGACGCGCGGCGCAATTGTTCGTGCCCGCTTCGATACCCGCGTGGGCTATCGCGTGCTAATGAACCTGACGCAGGCGAATGGCAAAGCGGTGCCGTTTGGTGCGACCGCCACGTTGCTGGATACCAAAAAAGAGTCCAGCAGTATCGTGGGTGAAGACGGGCAACTTTATATCAGCGGGATGCCGGAGAAAGGCGCCCTTCAGGTGAACTGGGGTAAAGACCAGGCACAGCAATGCCGCGTGGCGTTTACGCTGCCGGAACAACAGGATAATACCGGCGTAGTGATGGCGAATGCCGTTTGCCAGTAA
- the lpfB gene encoding long polar fimbrial chaperone LpfB has product MNRSRLISCAALVVALIAQNSFAGGVALSSTRVIYDGSRKEASLTVNNKSTTDEFLIQSWIDDANGNKKTPFIITPPLFKLSPTKNNVLRIVNTTNTLPQDRESVYWVNVKAIPAKSEDAEAKNVLQIAVRTRLKLFYRPAGLKGNSMDGWNKLQFTSAGANQIKVENPSAFNLTFNKFYANGRDIEKTGMVPAKGSLNIELPAGTGKVSEVKYNIINDFGTAGDMLTQRVN; this is encoded by the coding sequence ATGAACCGCTCACGTTTGATATCTTGCGCAGCACTGGTGGTGGCGCTGATTGCTCAAAACAGTTTTGCCGGTGGCGTGGCATTAAGCAGCACGCGTGTTATTTATGACGGTAGTAGAAAGGAAGCTTCTCTTACGGTAAATAATAAAAGTACCACGGATGAATTTCTCATTCAGTCATGGATTGATGATGCTAATGGTAATAAAAAAACGCCCTTTATCATCACTCCGCCGTTATTTAAATTAAGTCCGACTAAAAATAACGTTTTACGTATTGTTAATACGACGAACACGTTACCGCAGGATCGCGAGTCCGTTTATTGGGTTAACGTAAAAGCTATTCCTGCTAAAAGTGAAGACGCGGAAGCTAAAAACGTACTGCAGATCGCCGTACGTACCCGCTTAAAACTGTTCTATCGCCCGGCGGGCCTGAAAGGCAATAGCATGGACGGCTGGAACAAACTGCAGTTCACCAGCGCCGGGGCTAACCAGATCAAAGTGGAAAACCCCTCTGCCTTTAACCTGACGTTTAATAAATTTTATGCCAACGGTCGTGATATTGAAAAAACGGGAATGGTTCCGGCAAAAGGCTCATTGAATATTGAACTGCCAGCCGGCACCGGCAAGGTAAGCGAAGTTAAATACAACATTATTAATGACTTTGGCACGGCTGGCGACATGTTGACACAGCGCGTTAATTAA